A single window of Archangium gephyra DNA harbors:
- a CDS encoding DUF2381 family protein, which translates to MRALSFFRSALVLLLLTSVAVAREPDAKTEIRTLLMSDHPDQATSNIYVSGQVSTVLRFEQECDPARTRLLGWEGKFEPPLVGGKKVVLEPLRDLGEDERVPLLVTLADGTEFAFLVRPPRRETWGWTDLQVNVFKDHESYNAVLSALNDSRKRELELREELERLKKEENSVDHAFATLLVNGQVEKTPFRSEQAAMLKDGDMDIMVEVFSGPGKAAALIRLTNTYNDEPWRFMQARLTSDSTPQTTRPFALRMERAELVPGQSGRIAVVADKSAFMSKEGLVDLALEIYREDGNRQVLVNLDHSLIRK; encoded by the coding sequence ATGCGCGCACTCTCCTTCTTCCGCTCCGCCCTTGTCCTGCTCCTCCTGACCTCCGTTGCGGTGGCCCGGGAGCCCGACGCGAAGACAGAGATCAGGACCCTGTTGATGTCGGACCACCCGGACCAGGCGACGAGCAACATCTACGTGTCCGGGCAGGTGTCCACCGTGCTGCGCTTCGAGCAGGAGTGCGATCCGGCCAGAACCAGGCTCCTGGGGTGGGAAGGCAAGTTCGAGCCCCCGCTCGTGGGCGGCAAGAAGGTGGTGCTGGAACCGCTGCGGGACCTCGGCGAGGACGAGCGGGTTCCACTGCTCGTGACGCTCGCGGATGGGACCGAGTTCGCCTTCCTCGTGAGACCTCCGCGTCGTGAGACGTGGGGGTGGACGGACCTTCAAGTGAACGTCTTCAAGGACCACGAGAGCTACAACGCGGTGCTCTCGGCCCTCAACGACTCACGAAAGAGGGAGCTCGAGCTGCGGGAGGAACTCGAGCGCCTCAAGAAGGAAGAGAACTCGGTGGACCACGCCTTCGCCACGCTTCTCGTCAATGGTCAGGTGGAGAAGACGCCTTTTCGTAGTGAGCAAGCCGCAATGCTGAAGGACGGGGATATGGACATCATGGTCGAGGTCTTCTCAGGTCCAGGGAAGGCAGCGGCCTTGATTCGCCTGACCAACACGTACAACGACGAGCCGTGGAGATTCATGCAGGCCCGGCTCACCTCCGACTCGACGCCCCAAACAACCCGACCCTTCGCGCTTCGCATGGAACGGGCCGAGCTCGTCCCCGGTCAATCGGGAAGAATCGCGGTGGTGGCGGACAAGAGCGCATTCATGTCAAAGGAGGGCCTTGTTGATCTGGCCCTGGAGATCTACCGCGAAGACGGGAACCGGCAGGTGCTCGTGAACCTGGATCACTCACTGATTCGCAAGTAG
- the holB gene encoding DNA polymerase III subunit delta' produces MTLASVVGQPRAIDALLSALRGGSVHHAYLFAGPEGVGKELAAVGLAQALTCPEKPNEGCGTCSSCTRISKGAHPDVSWLMPDAQRVERGLAGRSDIQGTPSREIRVEQIRGLLERITLRGLESKRKVAIVVDAHMMNPQAQNAFLKTLEEPPSDTTLILLASAPDKMLPTIRSRCSKVHFGPLPVALVAERLQKERKLDAQTAELAAVMAGGSLGRALALDLDALAARKDVISGFEALKPGEVGALLRWAETFGASREEAEQALSILSMWTRDVSLAKAGVERLANQDLLPLAQEVAARTHETVLHRRHALLEKTRATIVERNAAPRLQLERMLIELLEGR; encoded by the coding sequence ATGACGTTGGCCTCGGTCGTCGGACAGCCTCGCGCCATCGACGCGCTCCTCTCGGCGCTGCGCGGCGGCTCCGTTCATCACGCCTATCTCTTCGCCGGGCCCGAGGGCGTCGGCAAGGAGCTCGCCGCCGTGGGGCTTGCCCAGGCCCTCACGTGTCCGGAGAAGCCCAATGAGGGCTGTGGCACCTGCTCCAGCTGCACCCGCATCTCCAAGGGCGCCCACCCGGACGTCTCCTGGCTCATGCCCGATGCCCAGCGCGTCGAGCGGGGGCTCGCGGGGCGCTCGGACATCCAGGGCACGCCCAGCCGCGAAATCCGCGTGGAGCAGATCCGCGGGCTGCTCGAGCGCATCACCCTGCGCGGGCTCGAGTCCAAGCGCAAGGTGGCCATCGTGGTGGATGCGCACATGATGAACCCGCAGGCGCAGAACGCCTTCCTCAAGACGCTCGAGGAGCCGCCCTCGGACACCACGCTCATCCTCCTGGCCTCGGCGCCGGACAAGATGCTGCCCACCATCCGCAGCCGCTGCAGCAAGGTGCACTTCGGCCCGCTGCCCGTGGCGCTCGTCGCCGAGCGGCTCCAGAAGGAGCGCAAGCTGGACGCCCAGACGGCGGAGCTCGCGGCGGTGATGGCCGGCGGCAGCCTGGGACGGGCCCTGGCGTTGGACCTCGATGCGCTCGCGGCGCGCAAGGACGTCATCAGCGGCTTCGAGGCCCTCAAGCCCGGCGAGGTGGGCGCCCTGTTGCGCTGGGCCGAGACGTTCGGGGCCTCGCGCGAGGAGGCCGAGCAGGCGCTCTCCATCCTCTCCATGTGGACGCGGGACGTGTCCTTGGCGAAGGCGGGCGTGGAGCGGCTGGCCAACCAGGACCTGCTCCCGCTGGCGCAGGAGGTGGCGGCGCGCACGCACGAGACGGTGCTGCACCGCCGGCACGCGCTGCTGGAGAAGACGAGGGCGACCATCGTGGAGCGCAACGCGGCGCCGAGGCTGCAGCTGGAGCGGATGCTCATCGAGCTGCTGGAGGGGCGATGA
- a CDS encoding alpha/beta fold hydrolase has protein sequence MSSPSPFRSEAARSRYLAAYDGWSQQWPGPADTRLVQTSYGATFVRGSGPADAPPLVLLPGAGATSLMWAPNVPALAVHHRVWAVDSIADHGRSEPSRPVSTARDFVTWLDELTTVLAPGRSFGLAGVSYGAWIAAQYALAHPERLSALALIAPAGTVMPLGLGFVLRAVSCALPSPSFTRRFMSWLASDLATKEDAASRALFEERVEQGYLALRSYKARRLVEPSVLNDEQLCALPSPTLFLVGENERIFSASAALERLRRVAPGIELELVAGAGHDVTLVQAERVNARLRALFGRK, from the coding sequence ATGTCGAGCCCCTCCCCGTTTCGCAGTGAAGCCGCTCGGAGCAGGTACCTGGCCGCCTATGACGGGTGGAGTCAGCAGTGGCCCGGGCCCGCGGACACGCGGCTCGTGCAGACGTCCTATGGCGCGACGTTCGTGCGGGGCTCGGGCCCGGCGGATGCGCCTCCCCTCGTGCTGTTGCCAGGCGCCGGGGCTACCTCCCTCATGTGGGCACCCAATGTCCCCGCGCTCGCCGTTCATCACCGCGTGTGGGCGGTGGACAGCATCGCGGACCATGGACGCAGCGAGCCCTCCCGCCCGGTGAGCACGGCTCGGGATTTCGTGACCTGGCTGGACGAGCTCACCACGGTGTTGGCGCCCGGACGGTCCTTCGGCCTCGCGGGCGTCTCCTATGGAGCGTGGATCGCCGCGCAGTACGCGCTGGCGCATCCCGAGCGGCTCTCGGCCCTGGCACTCATCGCGCCCGCCGGAACGGTGATGCCCCTCGGCCTGGGCTTCGTCCTGCGGGCGGTATCGTGCGCCCTGCCCTCACCCTCCTTCACCCGCCGCTTCATGAGCTGGCTCGCCAGCGATCTGGCCACGAAAGAAGACGCAGCGAGCCGGGCGCTGTTCGAGGAGCGCGTCGAACAGGGCTACCTCGCGCTTCGCAGCTACAAGGCACGCCGGCTGGTCGAGCCCTCGGTCCTGAACGACGAGCAGTTGTGCGCGCTGCCTTCACCCACGCTTTTCCTGGTGGGGGAGAACGAGCGAATCTTCTCCGCCTCGGCCGCGCTCGAGCGTCTGCGCCGTGTGGCCCCCGGCATCGAGCTGGAGCTCGTCGCCGGAGCGGGGCACGACGTCACCCTCGTGCAGGCCGAGCGCGTCAACGCCCGCCTCAGGGCCCTGTTCGGCCGGAAATGA
- a CDS encoding TIGR02757 family protein yields the protein MPPRARGPTGLSPRDAERLRPCLDAFLASTDSQARIAFDPLEFPHRYRDPRDIEVSALLAAALAYGRADLFRPKVDALLKRMGPSPAAFVRALDVDGARELLSGFVYRFNVGTDVAVLLLGMGRALRELGSLEALFVQGLEARGSWHGALDAFTSALRDVPMEPLRKVLGPERGLQHLLPSPLGAGAAKRLNLFLRWMVRGPDGVDLGIWKRVSPSALLIPLDTHIGRISKHLGLTRRNDLSWRTAEEVTASLRALDSADPVRFDFALCHYGMSGVCPTKPIPDNCSRCKLLPACSVGQKTVKARSRGRGDQTRGQPKGSDTLTPTLSRRERGR from the coding sequence ATGCCCCCGAGAGCTCGAGGACCTACAGGACTGAGCCCGCGAGACGCTGAGCGCCTGCGCCCCTGCCTGGATGCCTTCCTGGCGTCCACGGACAGTCAGGCACGCATCGCGTTCGATCCGCTGGAGTTCCCGCACCGCTACCGCGACCCCAGGGATATCGAGGTGAGCGCGCTGCTGGCCGCGGCCCTGGCGTACGGGCGCGCGGACCTGTTCCGGCCCAAGGTGGATGCGTTGCTCAAGCGCATGGGCCCGTCGCCTGCCGCCTTCGTGCGCGCGCTGGACGTGGACGGGGCACGCGAGCTGCTCTCGGGCTTCGTCTACCGCTTCAACGTGGGCACGGACGTGGCGGTGCTGCTGCTGGGCATGGGCCGGGCCTTGCGTGAGCTCGGGAGCCTGGAGGCGCTCTTCGTCCAGGGGCTGGAGGCCCGTGGCTCCTGGCACGGCGCGCTGGATGCGTTCACCTCCGCTCTGCGGGACGTGCCCATGGAGCCACTGCGCAAGGTGCTCGGGCCCGAGCGCGGGCTGCAGCACCTGTTGCCCTCGCCTCTCGGGGCCGGTGCGGCCAAGCGGCTCAACCTGTTCCTCCGGTGGATGGTGCGCGGGCCGGATGGGGTGGATCTCGGCATCTGGAAGCGGGTGAGCCCCTCGGCGCTGCTCATTCCGCTGGATACGCACATCGGACGGATTTCGAAACACCTGGGGCTGACCCGCCGCAATGACTTGAGCTGGCGCACCGCCGAGGAGGTGACGGCCTCGCTGCGTGCCCTGGACTCCGCGGACCCCGTGCGCTTCGACTTCGCCCTGTGCCACTACGGCATGAGCGGCGTGTGCCCCACGAAGCCCATTCCGGACAACTGCTCCCGGTGCAAGTTGCTCCCCGCTTGCTCCGTGGGACAGAAGACGGTGAAGGCACGGAGCCGAGGGAGAGGGGACCAGACACGGGGGCAACCCAAGGGGTCCGATACCCTCACCCCGACCCTCTCCCGGCGGGAGAGGGGAAGGTGA
- a CDS encoding endonuclease has protein sequence MKNLKLQAGWAVLTLVSCLTLACSSQEGPTARLDDYHSNHPKAWFDEVGPNEYFNPSATPSWRINETCDDSGALSIVSYNIFHNVPFVTDFGDEMEQSLGEVTRCADVLLFQEAWDYDDIIGDGPRTALAARGYSMLTPSGQYCDDSLGAIENDCSGLVMFYKRGTRLMKELGFRAFTTVNGPDVHKEKGVWGAIFSKEGRYYYVFNTHFTYGGNSHLDGDTTSDNSRISNMKQSLELIQDEVSANQASYPPALVILGGDLNADFDPVTRPSRGHQLLEQSSASTAFFDPADYRYMDAVMSSQETVGFKSNWVGTAIDTGPNGMATGLTGDLDVMLIGKPGHFGTCSFGDIQYSGWAPVWMTLDSGQRKWPYYTHSDHYGRWLKVTPGC, from the coding sequence ATGAAAAATCTCAAACTCCAGGCCGGCTGGGCCGTGCTCACCCTCGTGTCATGCCTGACCCTCGCCTGCTCGTCCCAGGAGGGGCCCACGGCCAGACTCGATGACTACCATTCGAACCACCCCAAGGCATGGTTCGACGAGGTCGGCCCGAACGAATACTTCAATCCTTCCGCCACCCCCTCCTGGCGGATCAACGAGACCTGCGACGACTCCGGTGCGCTCAGCATCGTGTCCTACAACATCTTCCACAACGTCCCGTTCGTCACCGACTTCGGCGATGAGATGGAGCAGAGCCTCGGCGAGGTGACCCGGTGCGCCGACGTCCTCCTGTTCCAGGAAGCCTGGGACTACGATGACATCATCGGAGATGGTCCCCGGACCGCGCTGGCCGCACGCGGCTACAGCATGCTGACCCCCTCCGGGCAGTATTGCGATGATTCCCTCGGTGCCATCGAGAACGACTGCAGCGGTCTGGTGATGTTCTACAAGCGGGGCACCCGGCTGATGAAGGAGCTCGGCTTCCGTGCCTTCACCACCGTGAATGGCCCCGACGTGCACAAGGAGAAGGGCGTCTGGGGGGCGATCTTCTCGAAGGAGGGGAGGTATTACTACGTCTTCAACACCCATTTCACCTACGGCGGCAACAGCCACCTCGATGGGGACACCACCTCCGACAACTCTCGCATCTCCAACATGAAGCAGTCGCTGGAGCTCATCCAGGACGAGGTCTCCGCCAACCAGGCCAGCTACCCACCCGCGCTCGTCATCCTCGGTGGCGATCTCAACGCCGACTTCGACCCCGTCACCCGGCCTTCCAGGGGTCATCAACTGCTGGAGCAGTCCTCCGCCAGCACGGCCTTCTTCGACCCGGCGGACTATCGCTACATGGATGCCGTCATGAGCAGCCAGGAGACCGTTGGCTTCAAGTCCAACTGGGTGGGCACCGCCATCGACACCGGTCCGAACGGCATGGCCACCGGCCTCACGGGAGACCTCGATGTCATGCTGATCGGCAAGCCCGGTCACTTCGGCACCTGCTCGTTCGGCGACATCCAATACAGCGGTTGGGCTCCTGTCTGGATGACGCTCGATTCAGGCCAGCGGAAGTGGCCCTATTACACCCACTCCGACCACTACGGCCGCTGGTTGAAGGTAACGCCTGGCTGCTGA
- a CDS encoding alpha/beta fold hydrolase yields the protein MAQDILSRNNVQVRGRGTQTLLFAHGFGCDQHMWRFVAPAFEADYRVVLFDYVGSGRSDLRAYNRERYSSLNGYAEDILDICQALDLKDVIFVGHSVSSMIGLLAAIREPERFHRLVFVSPSPRYLNEAPGYVGGFERQDIEELLQTMDKNYIGWANFLAPMVMNRPDRPELNQELTESFCSTDPTIARRFAEVTFFSDNRKDLPKLTVPSLIIQCSEDLIAPRQVGEYLHRNLARSTLRITRATGHCPHMSAPEETISLIKDYLEQASLS from the coding sequence ATGGCCCAGGACATCCTCTCGCGCAACAACGTCCAGGTGAGGGGACGGGGAACCCAGACCCTGCTCTTCGCGCATGGCTTCGGCTGCGATCAGCACATGTGGCGCTTCGTGGCCCCGGCCTTCGAGGCGGACTACCGGGTCGTCCTGTTCGACTACGTCGGCTCGGGCAGGTCGGACCTTCGCGCGTACAACCGCGAGCGTTACTCCAGTCTGAACGGCTACGCGGAGGACATCCTCGACATCTGCCAGGCGCTCGACCTGAAGGACGTCATCTTCGTCGGGCACTCGGTGAGCAGCATGATCGGACTGCTGGCCGCCATCCGCGAGCCCGAGCGCTTCCATCGGCTCGTCTTCGTGAGTCCCTCGCCCCGTTACCTCAACGAGGCTCCCGGCTACGTGGGCGGCTTCGAGCGGCAGGACATCGAGGAGCTGCTGCAGACGATGGACAAGAACTACATCGGCTGGGCGAACTTCCTGGCGCCCATGGTGATGAACAGGCCAGACCGGCCGGAGCTGAACCAGGAGCTGACGGAGAGCTTCTGCTCCACGGATCCGACCATCGCCCGGCGGTTCGCGGAGGTGACGTTCTTCTCCGACAACCGCAAGGATCTGCCCAAGCTGACGGTGCCCTCCCTCATCATCCAGTGCTCCGAGGATCTGATTGCCCCCAGGCAGGTGGGCGAGTATCTCCACCGGAACCTGGCGCGCAGCACGCTGCGGATCACTCGTGCCACGGGACACTGTCCGCACATGAGCGCTCCCGAGGAGACTATCTCCCTCATCAAGGACTACCTGGAGCAGGCCTCCCTGTCCTGA
- a CDS encoding cytochrome P450, with translation MSQAVSHPPLVFDLLSLKAAQDSHSLYHRLRAQEPIHWSPQLQGWLLTRHADISNALRDPRMVAGPMTGQFERLPEAARKQLLPLRDAVNMWMGHTTHEGHLRFQSLLKRYFTPRTVDNLRPRIQSITDALLDAAAAKGGSIDLVQELAIPLPSSVIAEMLGVPLTDEYMLQRWSRDLTAIFSAFDVPQLLRSQKSVMEMMNYMRDALAQHRRAPSENILEVFVRAQAEGLVSEEEILSNCVLLLFAGHETTARLISKGMWLLFQHPEQLAKLREDASLIPQAVEEVLRYGDVVGFITRLTVAPVELGGQAMQQYQMVYLALAAANRDPEVFAEPDRFDINRKPSKHVAFGFGSFYCLGAALARLEAQVFFETLLRRFPHVRPAPGTQPTWEPRLPLNRELRALPVEL, from the coding sequence ATGAGCCAGGCAGTGAGTCACCCACCCCTCGTTTTCGACCTTCTCAGCCTCAAGGCCGCCCAGGATTCACATTCGCTCTACCATCGGCTTCGCGCCCAGGAGCCCATTCATTGGAGCCCGCAGCTCCAGGGCTGGCTGCTCACCCGTCACGCCGACATCTCCAACGCGCTGAGGGATCCCCGCATGGTCGCGGGACCGATGACGGGGCAGTTCGAGCGTCTCCCCGAGGCGGCCCGGAAGCAGCTCCTGCCGCTGCGTGACGCCGTCAACATGTGGATGGGGCACACCACCCACGAGGGCCACCTCCGCTTCCAATCGTTGCTCAAGCGCTACTTCACCCCGCGCACCGTGGACAACCTCCGTCCGCGGATTCAGTCCATCACCGATGCGTTGCTCGACGCCGCCGCGGCGAAGGGCGGCTCCATCGACCTGGTGCAGGAGCTCGCCATTCCGCTGCCCTCGAGCGTCATCGCCGAGATGCTCGGGGTGCCCCTCACGGACGAGTACATGCTCCAGCGCTGGTCGAGGGATCTGACCGCCATCTTCAGTGCCTTCGACGTGCCGCAACTGCTGCGGAGCCAGAAGAGCGTGATGGAGATGATGAACTACATGCGCGACGCGCTCGCCCAGCATCGCCGTGCCCCGAGCGAGAACATCCTCGAGGTCTTCGTGCGCGCCCAGGCCGAGGGGCTGGTCAGTGAGGAGGAGATCCTCTCCAACTGCGTGCTGCTGCTGTTCGCCGGCCACGAGACCACCGCGCGGCTCATCAGCAAGGGAATGTGGCTCCTGTTCCAGCACCCGGAGCAGCTCGCGAAGCTGCGCGAGGACGCCTCGCTCATCCCCCAGGCGGTGGAAGAGGTGCTGCGCTACGGCGACGTGGTGGGCTTCATCACCCGGCTCACGGTGGCGCCGGTGGAGCTCGGCGGGCAGGCGATGCAGCAGTACCAGATGGTGTACCTGGCGCTCGCCGCGGCGAACCGGGATCCGGAGGTCTTCGCCGAGCCGGACCGGTTCGACATCAACCGCAAGCCGAGCAAGCACGTGGCGTTTGGATTCGGCTCGTTCTATTGCCTGGGTGCGGCGCTGGCGCGGCTGGAGGCCCAGGTCTTCTTCGAGACGCTGCTGCGCCGCTTCCCTCACGTGAGGCCCGCGCCAGGCACCCAGCCCACCTGGGAGCCGCGGCTTCCGCTCAACCGGGAGCTGCGCGCGCTCCCCGTGGAGCTGTAG
- a CDS encoding sensor histidine kinase produces MATHPVDDSLNTAPCGFFSFTDDGALVAVNATLADLLGYASGELVGSRVESLLTLASRMFYQTHLFPMIRMQGKAEEIFLSLRSRSGESIPVLLNAVRKEREGGSLNQCALIPVRNRGKYEDELLAAKRMAEEALRNNEELSRARQELELHARALDQKLSRLEQKNQELTRISTILSHDLREPIRKLSMFSSLFTQQDREVLSATGQRSLERIKVQSARMEQLVMALQEFVSLDDTQEPLEDVELGEVVGGARQLVTERAGMGMELHCEPLPMLQGRRRQLMMLFFQLIDNSVKFRRPEVSPRIDIECRLIQHNTYRANTGRYHYTDFARIIFADNGMGFDNRYSDYVFEALKKLDPNSPGQGIGLAICRKVVENHNGSISVESEPGRGTRFTLLLPLRQ; encoded by the coding sequence TTGGCGACGCACCCCGTGGACGACTCGTTGAACACCGCGCCCTGTGGCTTCTTCTCGTTCACCGATGACGGTGCCCTCGTGGCCGTCAACGCCACGCTGGCGGACCTGCTGGGGTACGCCTCGGGAGAGCTGGTGGGCAGCCGCGTGGAGTCGCTCCTGACGCTGGCCAGCCGCATGTTCTACCAGACGCATCTCTTCCCGATGATCCGGATGCAGGGCAAGGCGGAGGAGATCTTCCTCTCGCTGCGCTCCAGGAGCGGGGAAAGCATCCCCGTGCTCCTCAACGCCGTCCGCAAGGAGCGCGAGGGGGGAAGCCTCAATCAGTGCGCGCTCATCCCGGTGCGCAACCGCGGCAAGTACGAGGACGAGCTGCTGGCGGCGAAGCGGATGGCGGAAGAGGCGCTGCGCAACAACGAGGAGCTGAGCCGGGCCCGGCAGGAGCTGGAGCTGCATGCCCGGGCGCTCGACCAGAAGCTCAGCCGGCTGGAGCAGAAGAACCAGGAGCTCACCCGCATCAGCACCATCCTGTCGCATGATCTGCGAGAGCCCATCCGCAAGCTCTCCATGTTCTCGAGTCTCTTCACCCAGCAGGACCGCGAGGTGCTGTCGGCGACGGGCCAGCGCTCGTTGGAGCGGATCAAGGTCCAGAGCGCGAGGATGGAGCAGCTGGTGATGGCGCTCCAGGAGTTCGTGTCGCTGGACGACACCCAGGAGCCGCTCGAGGACGTGGAGCTGGGAGAGGTGGTGGGCGGCGCCCGGCAGCTCGTGACCGAGAGGGCGGGGATGGGAATGGAGCTGCACTGCGAGCCGCTCCCCATGCTCCAGGGCCGGCGCCGGCAGCTGATGATGTTGTTCTTCCAGTTGATCGACAACTCGGTGAAGTTCCGCAGGCCCGAGGTGAGCCCGCGCATCGACATCGAGTGCCGCCTGATCCAGCACAACACCTACCGGGCGAACACGGGCAGGTACCACTACACCGACTTCGCGCGGATCATCTTCGCGGACAACGGGATGGGGTTCGACAACCGCTACAGCGACTACGTGTTCGAGGCGCTGAAGAAGCTGGATCCGAACAGCCCGGGGCAGGGCATCGGTCTGGCCATCTGCCGCAAGGTGGTGGAGAACCACAATGGCTCCATCTCGGTCGAGTCGGAGCCGGGGCGCGGAACCCGGTTCACCCTGTTGCTGCCCTTGCGGCAGTGA
- a CDS encoding Lrp/AsnC family transcriptional regulator, with the protein MEGTSKLDPIDFAILEALQKNARLSNKELAAEVGLAQSSCLARVTRLREAGVLKSFHAEVDPRAVGIGLQAMIAVRLRQHSREMVEEFRHHALSLPQVLAVYHVAGANDFLVHVAVRDADHLRDLGMDAFTTRPEVAHLETSLIFEYVRSPGLPLYGPKGAEQRAAPSAGPVKRSRKRSRAAAR; encoded by the coding sequence ATGGAAGGAACCTCGAAACTGGACCCCATCGACTTCGCCATCCTGGAGGCGCTGCAGAAGAACGCGCGGCTGTCGAACAAGGAGCTGGCCGCCGAGGTGGGGCTCGCGCAGTCGAGCTGTCTGGCGCGGGTGACGCGGCTGCGCGAGGCGGGCGTGCTCAAGTCCTTCCACGCCGAGGTGGACCCCCGCGCGGTGGGCATCGGGCTGCAGGCGATGATCGCCGTGCGGTTGCGGCAGCACTCGCGGGAGATGGTGGAGGAGTTCCGCCACCACGCGCTCTCGCTGCCGCAGGTGCTGGCCGTCTACCACGTGGCCGGAGCCAACGACTTCCTCGTGCACGTGGCGGTGCGGGACGCGGACCACCTGAGGGACCTGGGCATGGACGCCTTCACCACCCGGCCCGAGGTGGCGCACCTGGAGACGTCCCTCATCTTCGAGTACGTCCGCAGCCCCGGGCTTCCGCTCTACGGGCCCAAGGGAGCCGAGCAGCGCGCGGCCCCCAGTGCCGGGCCCGTCAAGCGCTCCCGCAAACGGTCCAGAGCAGCCGCTCGATGA
- the holA gene encoding DNA polymerase III subunit delta: MSADIEDVLDEAKAGKVAPLYLLWGEEYLVRRGADDLVKVLLPDASAGLNFAVLDAGSPREVAQELATLPLFPGRKVVLVRDPEFLAPKKGRGDALGKAREAWKAGKRKEGARRLLALAARAGWGADQLDPGAPGAPSVDQWKDELNVDLAEADLVFLKEVATFCREERISAPEGDASALLELFQKGVPSGHALVLAASEVDAKNPLVKLAAEKGRVVERKVAARHKDFELEPLAEEFLRPFKKKLGKGAAEQLKERIGGNVRLLQSELEKLATYAQGPTIEAQDVALLVAHTREEEFFELSEALQNRNFKAALDYTMDAMGQGVHGLQLLGAVASITRGMLENHERLEKYAGGSLPRSYPDFKSRVFPRVEEEAKAAKGKAPHPYAAFLAMQGAARYKRRELLDALVACADADLALKSSASGKLVIERLLWTVCGSA, translated from the coding sequence ATGAGCGCGGACATCGAGGACGTGCTGGACGAGGCGAAGGCCGGCAAGGTGGCGCCGCTCTACCTGCTGTGGGGCGAGGAGTACCTGGTGCGCCGGGGCGCGGACGACCTGGTGAAGGTGCTGCTGCCGGACGCGTCGGCGGGGTTGAACTTCGCGGTGCTGGACGCGGGCTCGCCGCGCGAGGTGGCGCAGGAGCTGGCCACGTTGCCGCTCTTCCCCGGGCGCAAGGTGGTGCTGGTGCGCGACCCGGAGTTCCTCGCGCCCAAGAAGGGCCGCGGGGACGCGTTGGGCAAGGCGCGCGAGGCGTGGAAGGCGGGCAAGCGCAAGGAGGGCGCGCGGCGGCTGCTGGCGCTGGCGGCGCGGGCGGGGTGGGGCGCGGATCAGCTCGACCCGGGGGCTCCGGGCGCGCCGTCGGTGGACCAGTGGAAGGACGAGCTGAACGTGGACCTCGCCGAGGCGGACCTGGTCTTCCTCAAGGAGGTGGCCACGTTCTGCCGCGAGGAGCGCATCTCCGCGCCCGAGGGTGACGCGAGCGCGCTGCTGGAGCTGTTCCAGAAGGGCGTACCCTCGGGGCACGCGCTGGTGCTGGCGGCCTCGGAGGTGGACGCGAAGAATCCGCTGGTGAAGCTGGCGGCGGAGAAGGGCCGCGTCGTCGAGCGCAAGGTGGCGGCGCGCCACAAGGACTTCGAGCTCGAGCCACTCGCCGAGGAGTTCCTGCGGCCCTTCAAGAAGAAGCTGGGCAAGGGCGCGGCGGAGCAGCTCAAGGAGCGCATCGGCGGCAACGTGCGGCTCCTGCAATCGGAGCTGGAGAAGCTGGCCACGTACGCGCAGGGCCCGACGATCGAGGCCCAGGACGTGGCACTGCTGGTGGCGCACACGCGCGAGGAGGAGTTCTTCGAGCTGTCCGAGGCGCTGCAGAACCGCAACTTCAAGGCGGCGCTGGACTACACGATGGACGCGATGGGGCAGGGCGTGCACGGCCTGCAGCTGCTGGGCGCGGTGGCCTCCATCACGCGCGGAATGCTGGAGAACCACGAGCGGCTGGAGAAGTACGCGGGAGGCTCGCTGCCGCGCTCGTACCCGGACTTCAAGTCGCGGGTGTTCCCCCGGGTCGAGGAGGAGGCCAAGGCGGCCAAGGGCAAGGCCCCGCACCCGTACGCGGCGTTCCTCGCGATGCAGGGGGCGGCGCGCTACAAGCGGCGCGAGCTGCTCGACGCGCTGGTGGCGTGCGCCGACGCGGACCTGGCCCTCAAGTCCTCCGCGAGCGGCAAGCTCGTCATCGAGCGGCTGCTCTGGACCGTTTGCGGGAGCGCTTGA